From Lawsonia intracellularis PHE/MN1-00, the proteins below share one genomic window:
- a CDS encoding glycosyltransferase family 2 protein produces MPTLSIVIPVYNMGYWLPIAIESCLWQSHKKIEVIIVNDGSTDNTQEVIEHYSSITNTIRYHTQPNKGSGIARQVGQNLAKGDFITWIDADDFLAPMAAEQLLKIAIQDNVPLVCGNAVTFSDKTLNTRANNPHDEIHHTTFCENPDYWECNTIGRWIFSLPFLNNGKAGRPFLHPNFKLSLGSTCFIFDVLSSNVPFSQCIDELYFIRQEHKYLLPSPELLVEQKLVHYLEVKSILLDANAIKPFINYLNKNYWNDLKMTLPYMNTQNIRWLNRIIEISFELFADLNIKWFSDDYLHPEVDAEPDLLPFAEACINKERKKVIQLLLPLVTSSPQPNNSQGIFQTLRSEIQSLFYNRSKRTKNYLQALEKLVSNRIITNSL; encoded by the coding sequence ATGCCCACTCTTTCTATTGTTATCCCTGTTTATAATATGGGTTATTGGCTTCCCATTGCTATTGAATCCTGCTTATGGCAATCACATAAAAAAATTGAAGTTATTATTGTAAATGATGGCTCCACAGATAATACCCAAGAAGTTATCGAACACTATTCTTCTATTACGAATACTATTAGATATCATACACAACCAAACAAAGGCTCTGGAATTGCCAGACAAGTTGGACAAAACCTTGCTAAAGGTGATTTTATTACATGGATTGATGCTGATGATTTTTTAGCTCCAATGGCAGCAGAACAACTTTTAAAAATAGCAATTCAAGATAATGTTCCTTTGGTATGTGGTAATGCTGTAACATTTTCTGATAAAACACTTAATACTAGAGCCAATAATCCACATGATGAAATCCACCATACAACTTTTTGTGAAAATCCTGATTATTGGGAATGTAACACAATAGGACGCTGGATTTTTTCTCTTCCATTTCTGAATAATGGCAAAGCAGGAAGACCTTTTTTACATCCAAACTTTAAACTTAGTTTAGGATCTACATGCTTTATATTTGATGTACTAAGTTCAAATGTACCTTTTTCTCAATGTATTGATGAACTATACTTCATTAGACAAGAACATAAATATCTTCTTCCATCGCCCGAACTACTTGTTGAACAAAAATTAGTTCACTATTTAGAAGTAAAATCTATCTTATTAGATGCAAATGCTATCAAACCATTTATTAATTATCTTAATAAAAACTATTGGAATGATCTAAAAATGACATTACCATATATGAATACACAAAATATACGTTGGCTAAATCGCATTATTGAAATTAGCTTTGAACTATTTGCGGATTTAAATATAAAATGGTTCTCTGATGATTACTTACATCCAGAAGTTGATGCCGAGCCAGATCTTTTACCTTTTGCAGAAGCTTGTATTAATAAAGAAAGAAAAAAAGTTATACAACTCCTTCTCCCATTAGTAACATCCTCTCCACAACCCAATAATAGTCAAGGAATATTCCAAACACTTCGTAGTGAAATTCAATCATTATTTTATAATCGCTCAAAAAGAACTAAAAACTATCTTCAAGCTCTTGAAAAACTTGTAAGTAATCGTATAATAACAAATAGTTTATAA
- the tgt gene encoding tRNA guanosine(34) transglycosylase Tgt, with protein MNPPGTFHITATDGSARTGVLYTAHGIVNTPIFMPVGTVGSVKAIAPDDLEAISAEIILGNTYHLYLRPGDELIARRGGLHVFNAWEKPILTDSGGFQIFSLSSLRKLHKDGVIFRSHIDGSKHVFTPERVITIQRNLNSDIMMVLDECVAANADYTYTAQSLDLTIHWAKRSRDVYPKGEGDNLLFGIVQGGMFKSLRHSSVSQLIDLDFDGYAIGGLSVGEPKEIMMELLYDTAPLLPKTKPRYLMGVGTPLDILKGIEAGVDMFDCVLPTRNARNGTLYTSQGKLNIKRKEYAEDDLPLDENCSCYTCQTFSRAYLRHLFHSQELLAFRLNSIHNLTYFLNIIFGARKAIHGGYFFNYKQQVEQLYCN; from the coding sequence TTGAATCCACCAGGAACATTTCATATTACTGCCACAGATGGGAGTGCACGTACAGGTGTACTTTATACAGCACATGGAATTGTAAATACACCTATTTTTATGCCAGTAGGTACAGTTGGTAGTGTCAAAGCAATTGCTCCAGATGATCTTGAGGCTATATCTGCTGAAATTATTTTAGGTAACACATATCATTTATATCTAAGGCCAGGAGATGAACTTATTGCTCGTAGGGGTGGTTTACATGTGTTTAATGCATGGGAAAAACCAATACTTACAGATAGTGGAGGGTTTCAAATTTTTAGTCTTTCTTCTTTAAGAAAGTTACATAAGGATGGCGTAATATTTCGCTCCCATATAGATGGCTCAAAGCATGTTTTTACTCCAGAACGAGTTATTACTATTCAGCGTAATCTTAATTCTGATATAATGATGGTTCTTGATGAGTGTGTTGCTGCAAATGCAGATTACACATATACAGCCCAGTCTCTTGATTTAACTATACATTGGGCAAAGCGATCTCGTGATGTATACCCAAAAGGGGAGGGAGATAATCTTTTATTTGGTATTGTGCAAGGAGGAATGTTTAAATCTCTTAGACATAGTTCAGTCTCACAACTTATAGACCTTGATTTTGATGGGTATGCTATTGGAGGGTTATCTGTAGGTGAACCAAAAGAAATTATGATGGAATTGTTATATGATACAGCACCATTGCTACCTAAGACAAAACCACGGTATCTTATGGGTGTGGGGACTCCATTAGATATACTTAAAGGTATTGAGGCAGGAGTAGATATGTTTGATTGTGTTTTACCTACTCGTAATGCCCGAAATGGAACATTGTATACTTCTCAAGGGAAGTTAAACATAAAACGTAAAGAATATGCAGAAGATGACTTACCTCTTGACGAGAACTGTAGTTGCTATACTTGTCAGACCTTTTCACGGGCATATTTAAGACATCTTTTCCATTCACAAGAGTTATTGGCATTTCGATTGAATAGTATCCATAATCTTACATATTTTTTAAATATAATATTTGGAGCACGAAAAGCTATACATGGTGGATATTTTTTTAATTATAAGCAACAGGTTGAACAGCTTTATTGTAATTAA
- the rplK gene encoding 50S ribosomal protein L11 has translation MAKKELAKIKLQIPAGVANPSPPVGPALGQHGLNIMQFCKEFNARTQDQKGMIIPVVITAYADRSFTFITKTPPAAVLIMKAAKIDKGSGEPNRNKVGKISIEQVEEIAKLKLPDLTAKDLDSAKRSIIGTARSMGIEIK, from the coding sequence ATGGCTAAAAAAGAACTTGCTAAAATAAAACTACAAATTCCAGCAGGTGTAGCAAATCCATCACCTCCTGTTGGTCCAGCCTTAGGCCAACATGGGTTAAATATTATGCAATTTTGTAAAGAATTTAATGCTCGAACACAAGATCAAAAAGGCATGATTATTCCTGTAGTTATAACTGCTTATGCTGATCGTTCTTTTACTTTTATTACAAAAACACCTCCTGCAGCTGTTCTCATTATGAAAGCAGCTAAAATAGATAAAGGATCTGGTGAACCTAATCGTAATAAAGTAGGGAAAATATCTATAGAACAGGTTGAAGAAATTGCAAAACTCAAACTACCAGATCTTACAGCAAAAGATCTTGATTCAGCTAAACGTTCAATCATAGGAACAGCTCGTAGTATGGGAATTGAAATAAAATAA
- the rplJ gene encoding 50S ribosomal protein L10, whose product MNRSEKAALISQIKAKADTASFVVVTDFKGISVEELTCLRAKLRESGGEYLVVKNTLARIAFTDGIHSIIKDQFKDNCAIAFGYNEPVAIAKTINDFVKTSKFITVRHGSLEGTLLTTKDIEDLAKLPSKPELIAQTLGTLNAVPTNFVSLFANIIRPLFYALQAIEAKKAA is encoded by the coding sequence GTGAATAGATCTGAAAAAGCTGCTCTGATTTCTCAAATCAAAGCAAAAGCTGATACTGCATCTTTTGTAGTAGTCACAGATTTTAAGGGGATATCGGTGGAAGAGCTAACGTGCCTGAGAGCAAAACTCCGTGAAAGCGGTGGTGAATATCTTGTTGTAAAAAATACACTGGCACGAATAGCATTCACCGATGGTATCCATAGCATTATAAAAGATCAGTTCAAAGACAATTGTGCTATTGCATTTGGCTATAATGAACCTGTGGCAATAGCAAAAACTATCAACGACTTTGTAAAAACTAGTAAGTTTATTACTGTTCGTCATGGTAGTCTTGAAGGAACTCTTCTTACAACAAAAGATATAGAAGATCTTGCCAAACTACCAAGTAAACCTGAGCTTATTGCTCAAACACTTGGAACATTAAATGCTGTGCCTACCAATTTTGTATCCCTGTTTGCTAATATAATTCGGCCACTTTTTTATGCTCTTCAAGCTATTGAGGCAAAAAAAGCTGCATAG
- the secE gene encoding preprotein translocase subunit SecE: MKKKESTQEETHKNFFRNIIWFKNYLELSYFELKKVTWPTFKETKTTSLIVLVFVSIMSIFLGLVDLGLSKTIAYILKF; this comes from the coding sequence ATGAAAAAGAAAGAGTCTACTCAAGAAGAAACACACAAAAATTTTTTTAGAAACATTATTTGGTTCAAAAACTATCTTGAACTTTCTTATTTTGAATTAAAAAAAGTTACTTGGCCGACATTTAAAGAGACAAAAACAACAAGCCTTATTGTATTGGTTTTTGTTTCTATCATGTCAATATTCCTTGGATTAGTAGATCTAGGCCTATCAAAAACTATTGCATATATCCTTAAATTTTAG
- the nusG gene encoding transcription termination/antitermination protein NusG: MTEHNEPLAQANKTADPGKSRWYIVHTYSGFEQRVEATIKEMMRSGQDEGLIHEVVLPTERVVELGKGGLKRTTTRKFYPGYIMLRMTMTDYSWHLIQTIPKVTGFVGGKNRPAPMKDEEASKILSLMETRQEQPRPKFSFERGDEIRVIDGPFGGFNGIVEDVNYDKGKLRVSVSIFGRQTPVELDFIQVSKG; encoded by the coding sequence ATGACTGAACATAATGAACCTCTTGCTCAAGCTAATAAAACAGCTGATCCAGGAAAGTCTCGATGGTATATTGTTCATACTTATTCAGGATTTGAACAACGTGTGGAAGCCACTATAAAAGAAATGATGCGTAGTGGACAAGATGAAGGTCTTATTCATGAGGTTGTCCTACCAACTGAACGAGTCGTTGAGTTAGGTAAAGGTGGTCTAAAACGTACGACTACACGTAAATTCTATCCAGGATACATCATGCTTCGAATGACTATGACTGATTATTCTTGGCACCTTATTCAAACTATACCCAAGGTAACTGGGTTTGTTGGAGGGAAAAATCGCCCTGCACCAATGAAAGATGAAGAGGCTTCAAAGATCCTTTCACTCATGGAAACACGCCAAGAACAACCACGGCCTAAATTTAGCTTTGAACGTGGTGATGAAATACGTGTTATTGATGGACCATTTGGTGGTTTCAACGGTATTGTTGAAGATGTCAATTACGATAAAGGGAAACTTCGAGTTTCTGTATCAATTTTTGGTAGACAAACCCCTGTTGAGCTTGATTTTATCCAAGTTTCTAAGGGGTAA
- the murJ gene encoding murein biosynthesis integral membrane protein MurJ — MFYHTLIITIGAFFSKLLGLMRDVSIAWLLGSTTTADALTIALRLPFFFRRLLGEGSLSIGLTSICRHESICSNSGIQLTLRIAVIFALIIGTISSVVWFIPTIALDILAPGFNWEHTVHSETIQLFRICLPYIIFAILTSGCIAVLHSERHFLLPALSPVLFNSSVIIFALISIGYTPIDRGVFLSYGVLCGGIFQWMSQLPLALYLKKAEPKVDYNISILTKNVLKIPKNIFIASIPQLTFILATALTSFLPTGHVASLFYAERLIEFPIGILSSAIGIVALPVLTTIYRQNKLSIFGDEVSKNVSLILAINFPAALGLIAISMPLVQAIFYHGEFNFQAVNITTFALCAYAPGLPAIALSKTLLSTYYAINNQTVPFYVGMLTITLSFLLGALLLYFFNIIGPPLAASLSLWFYCWLLWKKLHCFIPVHFPFKKVSLQLLAACCTFILCYTTVYFLSDGVPVITICLVVPIGIISYVASLYLLDKKQLIQIIKNIRYPTSI, encoded by the coding sequence ATGTTCTATCATACACTCATTATAACTATTGGAGCCTTTTTTTCAAAACTTCTTGGATTAATGAGGGATGTTTCAATAGCTTGGCTTTTAGGTAGCACAACAACAGCAGATGCTTTAACTATAGCTTTACGCTTACCTTTTTTTTTCCGAAGACTACTTGGCGAAGGTTCACTTTCTATAGGTTTAACCAGTATTTGCCGACATGAATCTATATGTTCCAATAGTGGCATACAACTAACTCTTCGTATTGCTGTAATATTTGCACTTATTATAGGTACTATTAGTAGTGTAGTATGGTTTATCCCTACTATTGCTCTTGATATCTTAGCACCTGGATTTAACTGGGAACATACTGTACATAGCGAGACAATACAACTCTTTCGTATTTGTCTTCCTTATATTATTTTTGCTATTCTGACGTCTGGTTGTATAGCTGTATTACATAGTGAAAGACATTTTCTTTTACCTGCCCTCTCTCCTGTACTCTTTAATAGTTCAGTCATTATATTTGCATTAATTTCAATAGGTTATACCCCAATAGATAGGGGAGTATTCCTTTCTTATGGTGTACTCTGTGGCGGAATCTTTCAATGGATGTCACAACTACCATTAGCCTTATACTTAAAAAAAGCAGAACCAAAAGTAGACTATAATATATCAATCCTAACAAAAAACGTTTTAAAAATTCCAAAAAATATTTTTATAGCATCTATCCCACAACTCACATTTATTTTAGCAACTGCGCTTACTTCTTTTTTACCAACAGGACATGTAGCATCACTTTTTTATGCAGAGCGACTCATAGAATTTCCTATTGGTATTCTTAGTAGCGCTATTGGGATAGTAGCTCTACCTGTGTTAACTACTATATATAGACAAAATAAACTATCTATATTTGGAGATGAAGTATCAAAAAACGTCAGCCTTATCCTAGCAATAAATTTTCCTGCTGCATTAGGACTTATAGCTATCTCGATGCCATTAGTTCAAGCAATATTTTATCATGGTGAATTTAATTTTCAAGCTGTTAATATAACAACCTTTGCTCTTTGTGCCTATGCTCCTGGGCTACCAGCCATAGCATTAAGTAAAACACTACTTTCAACATATTATGCTATTAATAATCAAACAGTACCTTTCTACGTAGGTATGTTAACCATTACACTAAGCTTTCTATTGGGAGCATTACTCCTTTATTTCTTTAATATTATTGGTCCTCCACTAGCTGCTTCTCTTAGTTTATGGTTTTACTGCTGGTTACTATGGAAAAAATTACATTGCTTTATTCCTGTTCACTTTCCTTTTAAAAAAGTATCGCTACAACTTCTTGCAGCCTGTTGTACTTTTATTTTATGTTACACTACAGTATATTTTTTATCTGATGGGGTTCCAGTAATTACAATATGTTTAGTTGTACCTATTGGTATCATAAGTTATGTTGCCTCATTATACTTACTTGATAAAAAACAACTTATCCAAATAATAAAAAATATTAGATACCCGACGTCAATATAA
- the rplL gene encoding 50S ribosomal protein L7/L12, giving the protein MSVTKEQVIEFISNMTVLELSQFIKELEEKFGVSAAAPAVGMMMAAPTAASAEAEAEEKTEFDVILKEAGANKIAVIKVVRALTGLGLKEAKDKVDGAPSTLKEGVSKEDAEEAKKQLTEAGATVEVK; this is encoded by the coding sequence ATGTCTGTAACCAAAGAACAAGTTATTGAATTTATATCTAATATGACAGTATTAGAACTTTCCCAATTTATTAAGGAACTTGAAGAAAAATTTGGTGTTTCTGCAGCAGCTCCTGCTGTTGGGATGATGATGGCAGCGCCTACTGCTGCATCAGCTGAAGCTGAAGCTGAAGAAAAAACTGAATTTGATGTTATTCTTAAAGAAGCTGGAGCTAACAAGATTGCAGTTATTAAAGTAGTACGAGCACTTACAGGTCTTGGATTAAAAGAAGCAAAAGATAAAGTAGACGGAGCACCTTCTACCCTAAAAGAAGGTGTATCTAAAGAAGATGCTGAAGAAGCCAAAAAACAACTTACTGAAGCTGGGGCTACTGTTGAAGTAAAATAA
- the rplA gene encoding 50S ribosomal protein L1 codes for MPKLGKKYRNAVKGVDLSLHLSFEDAVTQSIQTSFANFDETVDIAIGLGVDPKYSDQMVRGAVTLPYGLGKTVRVAVFCKGEKEAEAKEAGADYAGAEELVAKIKDGWLDFDAAVATPDVMALVGQVGRQLGPRGLMPNAKTGTVTFNVTNAIKELKAGRIDFKVDKAGVLHAPLGKVSFGSEKILGNLKSLVETVNRLKPSSAKGTYIKSMAISTTMGPGFKIDTNLVKKFLES; via the coding sequence ATGCCCAAGCTAGGGAAAAAATATCGTAATGCAGTAAAAGGAGTAGACTTATCACTACACCTTTCTTTTGAAGATGCTGTAACTCAATCAATACAAACTTCTTTTGCAAATTTTGATGAAACTGTAGATATTGCTATTGGCCTAGGAGTAGATCCTAAGTATTCTGATCAAATGGTTCGTGGTGCTGTTACTTTACCCTATGGGTTAGGAAAGACAGTACGAGTAGCTGTTTTTTGTAAAGGTGAAAAAGAAGCTGAAGCAAAAGAAGCTGGTGCTGACTATGCTGGTGCAGAAGAACTTGTAGCAAAAATTAAAGATGGCTGGCTTGATTTTGATGCAGCTGTTGCAACCCCTGATGTTATGGCTCTTGTAGGACAAGTTGGACGTCAACTTGGACCTCGTGGCCTTATGCCTAATGCAAAAACAGGAACTGTAACTTTCAACGTTACTAATGCCATTAAAGAACTTAAAGCAGGGCGTATTGATTTCAAAGTTGATAAAGCAGGTGTTTTGCATGCACCACTAGGTAAAGTTTCATTTGGTTCAGAAAAAATTCTTGGTAATCTAAAGTCTCTTGTAGAAACAGTGAATCGTCTTAAGCCATCCTCAGCAAAAGGCACTTATATAAAAAGTATGGCTATATCTACAACAATGGGACCAGGATTTAAAATAGATACCAATCTTGTAAAAAAATTTCTTGAAAGTTAA